The following coding sequences lie in one Rutidosis leptorrhynchoides isolate AG116_Rl617_1_P2 chromosome 4, CSIRO_AGI_Rlap_v1, whole genome shotgun sequence genomic window:
- the LOC139904643 gene encoding cytochrome P450 CYP82D47-like: MDLFHFQDEKYSSTLFVLSLTIILSAIIYKITRKNTTSAPEASGAWPVIGHLNLFSGSSDLPHVALSSMADRYGPIFTVWLGIRRVLVVSNWEIAKEIFTTHDVAVSDRPKYLAAKILGLNYASFSFTPYGPYWREIRKIISLEVLSSSRLEKLKFVRVSELENSIKSLRNFWSEKRDEEKGKVMVDMQKWFGELNMNIILKIVTGKRLGEDEKEIKRRRELFREWFHYTGLFVVADAFPFLGWLDLGGHERTMKRIASELDSMVGTWLDEHRNERASDESTKEKDFIDVMISAVKGDNLVGYNKDTIIKATSMTLIAGGIDTMSVMLTWTLSLLLNNRSTLKLAIEELDMHVGKGKQVNESSINNLVYLKAIIKEALRLYPAGFLGGPRAFSENCVVAGYNVPKGTWLLINMWKLHRDPNIWSDPCEFKPERFLTPKHKDVDVIGADYELIPFGAGRRSCPGIALSLQMLPMVIATVLQNFELSTPNDEDIDMTASIGMTNAKATPLQVLIAPRFPERQIDV; this comes from the exons ATGGACCTCTTCCATTTTCAGGATGAAAAGTACTCTAGTACTCTCTTTGTTCTAAgtttaacaataatattatcagCAATCATCTATAAAATCACAAGAAAAAACACTACTAGTGCACCTGAAGCAAGTGGTGCATGGCCTGTTATCGGCCACTTAAACCTTTTTAGTGGTTCATCCGATCTTCCTCATGTAGCTTTGTCATCTATGGCTGACCGATATGGACCCATCTTCACGGTCTGGTTAGGCATACGTAGAGTTTTGGTGGTGAGTAATTGGGAGATTGCTAAAGAGATCTTCACAACTCATGATGTGGCTGTTTCTGACCGTCCTAAATATCTCGCTGCAAAGATTTTAGGACTAAACTATGCCTCGTTTTCGTTCACTCCTTATGGTCCCTATTGGCGGGAAATACGTAAAATAATCTCTTTAGAGGTGTTGTCTAGTAGTCGGCTGGAGAAGCTTAAGTTTGTTCGAGTGTCTGAACTAGAAAACTCGATTAAAAGCTTGCGTAACTTTTGGAGCGAAAAAAGAGATGAGGAAAAAGGGAAAGTTATGGTTGATATGCAAAAGTGGTTCGGGGAATTAAATATGAATATTATCCTTAAAATAGTTACTGGAAAACGGTTAGGTGAAGATGAGAAGGAGATTAAAAGGCGCCGAGAGTTATTTAGGGAATGGTTTCATTATACGGGGCTTTTTGTCGTGGCGGATGCTTTTCCTTTTTTAGGATGGTTAGATTTGGGTGGACATGAGAGAACCATGAAAAGAATTGCATCTGAACTCGACTCGATGGTGGGGACATGGTTAGATGAGCATCGAAACGAGAGGGCTTCTGATGAGTCTACAAAGGAGAAAGACTTCATTGATGTGATGATATCGGCGGTCAAAGGTGATAACTTGGTGGGTTATAATAAGGATACTATCATTAAAGCCACCTCCATG ACTCTTATAGCTGGTGGCATCGATACTATGAGTGTGATGCTTACCTGGACGCTCTCGTTGCTACTAAACAACCGAAGCACCCTCAAATTGGCTATAGAAGAACTAGATATGCATGTGGGAAAAGGTAAACAAGTCAACGAATCAAGCATAAACAATCTTGTATACCTCAAAGCTATAATAAAAGAAGCATTGCGACTCTACCCAGCCGGTTTCTTAGGAGGACCAAGAGCTTTTTCAGAAAACTGTGTTGTAGCTGGTTACAATGTCCCAAAAGGCACTTGGTTACTAATCAATATGTGGAAGCTGCACCGTGATCCAAACATATGGTCCGACCCATGTGAGTTTAAACCAGAGAGGTTCTTAACTCCAAAGCATAAGGACGTAGATGTTATAGGAGCGGATTATGAGCTGATCCCTTTTGGTGCAGGAAGAAGGTCTTGTCCTGGGATAGCTTTGTCGCTTCAAATGTTACCCATGGTTATAGCCACTGTTTTACAAAACTTTGAGTTATCAACACCAAACGATGAAGATATTGATATGACTGCGAGCATTGGAATGACAAATGCAAAGGCGACTCCTCTTCAAGTTCTAATAGCCCCACGCTTTCCAGAACGACAAATAGATGTTTAA
- the LOC139843266 gene encoding xanthotoxin 5-hydroxylase CYP82C4-like yields MSYSLELFLLFISLLSLFYTFTLRTKSKSAANEAPELGGAWPIIGHLHLLGGGDQLLYRTLGAMADKYGPAFNIRLGTRRAFVVSNWEVAKDCFTMNDKALASRPKTAAVKHMGYNYAVFGFAPYTPFWREMRKIATLELLSNRRLEMLKDVRASEINSGINELYSLWMKNSCKPVVVELNKWLEHMMLNIVVMMVAGKRYFGVGGGGDEAERCQKAISDFFRLIGIFVVSDAIPFLWWLDLQGYEKQMKKTAKDLDLVLGGWLDEHKRKRKLDLEEKKDEQKDFIDVMLSLAEEGKLSSTEHDVDTSIKSTCLALILGGSDTTAGTLTWAISLLLNHPNILKKLQQELNEHVGKDRQVEESDIKNLTFLQAVIKETLRLYPAGPLLGPREAMEDCTVAGYHVKAGTRLIVNVWKIQRDETVWSEPSKFQPERFMGSEHEHVDLRGQQFVLMPFGSGRRSCPGVTFGLQVLHLTLARLVHSFDLGQPGGLPVDMTESPGMTIPKKVPLKVLLTPRLPSHIYGH; encoded by the exons ATGAGTTATTCACTCGAACTATTTCTCCTATTCATTTCTTTATTGTCCCTCTTCTACACATTTACGCTTCGAACCAAATCCAAATCAGCGGCGAATGAAGCTCCCGAACTTGGTGGGGCATGGCCGATCATCGGACACCTGCACCTACTTGGTGGTGGTGACCAACTTCTCTATCGTACATTAGGAGCCATGGCAGACAAATACGGGCCCGCTTTCAACATCCGCCTAGGTACACGTCGCGCTTTTGTGGTCAGCAATTGGGAAGTAGCAAAAGACTGCTTCACTATGAATGACAAAGCACTTGCGTCTAGGCCTAAAACCGCCGCTGTTAAACACATGGGATATAATTACGCTGTGTTTGGTTTCGCTCCTTACACTCCATTTTGGCGCGAAATGAGAAAAATCGCGACTCTTGAGCTTCTTTCTAACCGACGCCTTGAGATGCTAAAAGATGTTCGAGCCTCAGAGATTAACTCTGGGATTAACGAATTGTACAGTTTATGGATGAAAAATTCGTGTAAACCGGTGGTTGTTGAATTGAATAAATGGTTAGAACATATGATGTTGAATATAGTTGTGATGATGGTGGCTGGAAAAAGGTACTTTGGTGTTGGAGGTGGTGGAGATGAGGCGGAAAGGTGTCAAAAGGCGATAAGCGATTTCTTTCGGTTGATTGGGATTTTTGTTGTTTCTGACGCGATACCTTTTCTTTGGTGGTTGGATTTACAAGGATATGAAAAGCAGATGAAGAAGACTGCAAAAGATCTTGATTTGGTGCTTGGAGGGTGGCTTGATGAACATAAGAGAAAAAGGAAACTTGATTTAGAAGAAAAGAAAGATGAACAAAAGGATTTTATAGATGTGATGTTGTCACTTGCAGAAGAAGGGAAACTTTCAAGTACTGAGCATGATGTGGATACTAGCATCAAGTCTACATGTTTA GCATTGATTCTTGGAGGGAGCGACACTACGGCTGGGACACTAACTTGGGCGATATCGTTATTGCTAAACCATCCCAACATTCTAAAGAAACTGCAACAGGAACTAAACGAGCACGTAGGTAAAGATAGGCAAGTAGAGGAATCCGACATCAAAAACCTCACTTTTCTTCAAGCGGTAATCAAAGAAACTTTGCGTCTTTATCCGGCAGGCCCACTACTAGGACCAAGGGAGGCCATGGAAGATTGTACTGTTGCTGGTTACCATGTCAAAGCTGGTACTCGGTTAATTGTTAATGTTTGGAAGATTCAAAGGGATGAAACAGTGTGGTCTGAACCAAGTAAATTTCAACCCGAGAGGTTTATGGGTTCAGAACATGAACATGTGGACTTGAGAGGACAACAATTTGTGTTGATGCCATTTGGGTCAGGTCGACGTTCTTGCCCTGGAGTCACGTTTGGGCTTCAAGTGCTTCATTTGACTTTGGCCCGTCTTGTTCATTCTTTTGATTTGGGTCAACCTGGAGGTCTCCCGGTGGACATGACCGAAAGTCCTGGAATGACTATTCCAAAAAAGGTTCCGTTGAAGGTACTCTTGACCCCAAGGCTTCCATCACATATCTATGGCCATTGA